tctttgttttaatgaataattttgtACTGAGTGATTAATGATCACAGCAGTGTaatctcactcaatcacactgtATGACTAAGAGGGCTTAGGAGGACCTTCGGGGgttgggagagggaggaggtgTTGGTAAAGGGCATTTAAGGGGGCACAGAATTCCTTGGTTCAGCACTGCTGTACAGAACTCTATAAAGTCTAGCTCAGCATTGAGTTTGATAAAACCACATGACTAGCTATGTATATATTCGGTAATTTGTAACACAATCTGCTTAACCTAAGTACCAAAGAAAATGTAACAAATCTGTATTTaatcactttattattattagtagtagtagtagtagtagtattggtaCTATGTTTTATACTATTTTAAACCCTATAAATACTTTTTTGCATatgtttctaatttaatacTAAACTTTTTATTCCAGATTGAAGAAAAAGTAGAATTTCTGAAATATTGGCATGAATTTTAGAGATTATTAATTTTTCTACTTTCCACTTTTTGCTTTGACAAATGCCATGACAGCATGGACTTCACAAGTTTGTGCAAAACCTTATGATTCCTTTTTGATCAAATCCAGTGTGTCATCTGAACACATGCTGTAGTAGAATAGATCATTCCTGAGGAAAATCTAACTTTGGACAAAGCAGGTAAAATGGCCAATTAAATAGGGACCtagaaatagaaatgtaaaaattaattaaattaaatatttaatatttaataatattaaaaaaaatatataaaaaaatttaatatttaatgatacatttatttatcatctttgttttaaatattaaaaaaattaaattaaattaaaatcttcCTTGGTGGgctcagacttttggactcAGCTGTATATATGATGGTtgttggcatctctaaattaagtgtgtgtgcaatgaTTTGGCACCCCAGCCACAGTGTCCCCCATcatgtgccctgagtcccctggaatagactccagTTCACCATAATACTGTGTAGGATTAGGGGTACAGaagaagaatggatggatggatgatttagGTGAACAAAATTTTTAGATGGCATGCCCTCTACAGGGCATTATTGgcaatacatacatactgttCAAATTCGGTTTTATTGGTCACATGAAAATAATTGGGAGGTTGTCAGGATTCCACTAATTTGTATCCACAAATTTATATCCTTCAGGGTCAAGGATCCAGAGAGGGGAGGATCTTTGACCCTGAAGGATATAAATTTGTGGAATCCTGCCAATGTCCTTCAGACTGGAGAAGCTGCTTGGATGAGTAGTGAAACATTTCAATCTAACAAGAAGTCCAGTTGATATGACTCAACTTTCAGCTAATCGCACCTGTatgactgagaatcttcacagGAAAATGCTTTTTTGACTGTCTGTGACATAAAAATAgactaaaaatagaaaaacagcTCTAGTGTTGTCCTGGTTAAAAGCCTGAATGATCTGCCTCCTAACATAAACATAACATCCTCCACATTCTCCCAACATAAAGTGCTGTTTGTAACCCGCACAAATGTGAATTAAATATACCAAAAAAAGCAGTTTCCGGTGTGTAATCACTGTTCCCTGACGCATACATTGTTCTGCTCAAAGGCTATTACatcttgctttatttttccaGAGGCCCAATAAGTAACCAATGAAgtgctgtgttctgattggttgcaGGTGATGTACTTCAGCTCCCTCTTTCCCTACGTGGTGCTAATCTGTTTCCTGGTGCGAGCCCTGCTACTGAAAGGTTCTGTGGACGGCATCATCCACATGTTCACCCCCAAGGTGAGAGACCGAGACCTCCCACTGGCTGTGTATGTATATCCGGATGCACACAATTTGTCAGCCTGATGCAGAATCACTAAGCCACGGATGACGGTTAAGTGCAATTAATTTACCAAGCTGAAGCTCTAATGCCAACAACATCGCCGATTTACGACAATCACAGACAAATTGTTCATCATCAATTCCTCCATGCGCTCCTCTACACGGCCTAACAGAATAGCCAGAAAACAGTGACAGTAGCTATGGAAACGGCAATGTCCTGTCTGGTCCTTCATCATTCACTGATGCAACATGACACGGTTAGATAATTGTTATATTAAAGAAATACGCAAGTGTTTTGATATGCACCCCATCTGTAGCGTATGATTACCGCAGACATGTTTACTCATAACTCTAACTCATAATGTCTATGTAACGCAAATTTACACTCTTACCTATAAAAGTATAAGGATGTTCAGACAGGCATTAGAACATGCCTCACCAGAGTCGTTTTTAACGTAAGGAATAAAACCATACTGTTGGCCATACTGTTATATGAATCAATGACAGGTTAGTGCAGCGCATCCtgtattttattcctcatataCCACAGCAAAGGCTAACTTTTTTAGTTATTAAAGGAGGACACAGTCCTCTTACTTTTAAACTTAAGACAAAAATGCAGGTTAATGTTATTGAGAGACAGTAAAAGCCTTAGACCTGAAGATTTTTGCTGTGTCTGAAAGCTTACAGATAAGGCTTTACCTCTGATACTGACTCTGGAAACtcattacaaaataataaatgaagcatctccttacaaataataataagaaaataaaaataagaaaaacagaatcattgatatggtgaagtttttaGGAGACATTCATTAAATTTATGGGAGTCAAAAGTGTTGtttcttttaataatatttatactaGATATAAAGTAGATAGTAGTTAAGTCAATTAATCAATAATGTCTCAGAACATCGAAACGAACTACAaactaagaaacaaaaaaatatgaataaatgtgtcattttgCATTGCATCCATTATCTGATATGGCAGAGGGTACAATAGTGAAGATCAGACTGTActaagtgtgtttttgtgtgtgtcctgtatCAGTTGGAGATCATGCTAGAGGCCAAAGTGTGGCGTGAAGCCGCTACACAGGTGTTCTTTGCTCTCGGCTTGGGCTTCGGTGGCGTCATTGCCTTCTCCAGTTACAACAAGCGCAACAACAACTGCCACTTTGACGCCGTTCTCGTCTCCTTCATCAACTTCTTCACGTCTGTGCTGGCCACGCTGGTGGTGTTCGCTGTGCTCGGCTTTAAAGCCAACATCATGAACGCCAAGTGTGTTGAACTGTGAGTCCACAATGAGAATTTCATTCAACAGCAAAACAGGACAGATGCTTTACAAGCAACTAATTCAATACtgtgtgaaatttttttttttttttatcggtGTTTTTCATCTTAGCAATGTTTTACAGTCTCAAATAGTGGTAATGAGATGACCTGGAAAACCTCACAAATATCCgctgtgttttattaaatcacagaaacacaaaaaagaTTGTTGGATACTTGGGCAACGAGGTAAGTGCTGCGTTAATTCCTCCTCACATCAACTTAAGCCATGTGAGCACAGAAGACTACAAGCTGATGACCGACATCATCCGCAACGTGATGGAGAACGATTACCCTCATCTGGGTCTGGACAGCTGTGATATCAAAGAGGAGCTCAACAAGGTAGGACTTCAGCAGCTTAGAATCCCTAACAGAACATGCTGCAAATCAGCCATTCAGTGGACCTTAACAATAGTGAATGTGACAGATTTTATCATTCAGTATTCTATTTATCctggtgaatgaatgaatgaatgaaagttaCCTTCTGTTCATATTCATACCCctaaaactgccccattcaagTGTCTGTCTTGCTGTAGTTGTTATACTGTAGGTTTTATTTCATCATTCCTTTCATCATATTTCCATTCAATACTCTAAGTTTAGTTGAAATTTAAGAAAGCCCAGAAAGCTCTTATTTCATACACAACCTGAACAAGTATCAGTGAAAGATGCATGCGTCAGTGAGAAACTTGGTGTCTACACAAAGtagatgtaaataataaatgtaaaatgccaTAAATAATAACAAGGATTGTGACTTTTATGTAGTGTCTAGCAGAGACTCGGTTTAAGACACACAACCACTCTGAGCTCTGTGTTCAGTGCCACACCCAGCCCCAGTATCTTGCACGTCAGATCTGTAACCCAAACCAACTGATTCCTTTCAAAGCTGCAATTTCGCCTGCAATCACATTAGTCTTATCAGTTGTATCATATAAACTGAGACAGGATGTATGCTGCTATGCCATGGACAGCACAAGAACAGAACCAAGAGTCAAGCGTTTAAACTTTACTTCATGCTCTTAAACAGaattcagtgtttatttcattttgctaTTGAAGCAACACTGCAAAAATattagcaagtgaaaatattGTGAATATAGTCAAATGTGTGTAATATTTCcgattattaataatttagtGCCCTACTAATACCCTATTAGTACTGTAGATTACGATATGAGATTATTTAACCTATTCCaagatattatttattaatgtcaagCTTACAATTGTAGAATCCTATTGGCAGGAATTTTTAGAATTAAATTTTAGAAAACcttctagaaataaatgcttaaaatgatCAACAAAGAATGACTAGAATGACAGATTTgactacactaccagtcaaaagtttggacacatcttctaattccatggtctttcctgatgtttatttctttctacattgtaaaacaatgctgaaggcggccgaaatccacaataatgtcgtttgaacagttgatattgagatatgtctgctactgatgctctgtaaagccttcataacggctctaatctgaggtgctgttaattggtgatttctgaggctggtaactctaaatgaacttctcctctgcagcagaggtcagttttggtcttgctttactgggatggtcttcatgtgagccagtttcatcatggtgcttgatgggttttgcaaatgcactcgacaatactgttcttgcgagaactattccagaacacctgaccttcatgtcttaaaataacagcagactgttttttgttgtcattacatatggattacttaagtccatgtgtgttatttcatagttttgaaatctctagtattgttcaagaatgtagaaaataaaatccctaaacaaaaaacattgaattaaaaggtgtgtccaaacttttgactggtagtgtatatttaagCCATTTTCACCTGATATCATTTTTAACATAATAACAAGtaactaataataaaatggaaaaaacaaaaaacctgacCAAGAGCTTCTGAGAGAGTCTGGAGCTGTGGAAGGAATAAGATGTTCATCCTTCAGTTTAGCTTTCATCTGTTACATCAGTGTATTTATTCACCACTAGGTGGTGGAGGAATTACACGTTCAGGTTTTCTGTCCATCAGGCAAACAAGTTTATAACAAAACAGGCTAGACTTTTTCACAGCAACAGCATCCAACATATCAGAatggtgttaatgatggtgtgagtgagtgagtgactgggtaaattgaatgtgtgtgtgtgagtgaataagtgatagtaggtgagtgagtgggtgtgtgtggctgaggcaggagagtgagtgaggctgaatgagtgagtgagactgagtgagtgagtgagtgagtgaggctAAATGAGTGatggtgggtgagagagtgagggtggctgagtgagtgatggtgggtgagggagagaggttgagtgtgtgatgaaggagggagggagtaagtgagtgtggctgagtgagtgatagtgggtgagtgaggctgagtgagtgatggtgagTGGGGCTAAATGAGTGAGGGTggctgagtgagtgatggtgggTGAGGGAGGGAGGTTGAGCATGtaatgagggagggagggagtaagtgagtgaggcTGAGTGATGGTGAGTGAGACTAAATGAGTGAGGgtggctgagtgagtgagggtggcTGAGTGAtggtgagtgagggagggaggttgagcgtgtgatgagtgagtgagtgagttataAGGTCAAAGAGGTgcttgaataaaataaaaagtccaATCAAAaagcagctgcagcagcaggAATGTGGACagactgatattttaaaaaggCTCTCTGACATGGTTAAACCAGTGATGTAGTTGGTGTGTGCTAGGGTTCAGTTTCCTGCTGACACAAAGACAAAACCACAGTCACTTGATTATCTGACCTTTATTCCAGGCAGCAGCTCAGTTTGCTTTTCAGTTGtagttgtacagtgtgtttatgaatgtTTCCAACACTTTTCATATgtagtttataatatatatttttaaaataaaacaaggcCAGGAAATGATAGAGCACAAAAGTCATTGAAACGAATACATTCAAAAGTTTCTCATGATAGGATGAAAGTCTTTGTTTGCTTACAATGGCAACTATGTAGAGGATATTTAGTCAATAAATTTAGATtttgctaaaaaataaaaaagtattaatttatGAAGACTTTTGGGATACCCTTTAGTAAGTATCTTTGTTTCTAAAAGCAATAGGCATGGCTTTATTTGCTAGGAAGTTAGTCACAATCACTTTGCATTACTTgtaatttacattttctttagaCAATAGTGATACTAAATGATTTGTGTGGTAATGTAATAATGAGTTCAGCATGCTGCAGTGTTATAAATCCTATACTAcaaatgtgattgtttatgtCTGAAACTCCAGTTGCATTCGTGCACTTTATGTATCACAGCAGATTTTGAGAACCATTCCAAATCTATTCTCTACAGTTAATTTTCCCCAGGTTTTTCCATTCATGCTGAAAAATGATATAAAGCAAATGGTAAATAAATAGTTATGCTgcttctctctccatctctctcaggCAGTGCAGGGCACTGGACTCGCCTTCATCGCCTTCACTGAGGCCATGACCCACTTCCCTGCCTCTCCTTTCTGGTCAGTCATGTTTTTCCTCATGTTGGTGAACCTGGGGCTGGGCAGCATGTTTGGCACTATCGAGGGCATCATCACCCCCCTTGTGGATACTTTTAAAGTGCGCAAGGAATACCTGACAGGTCAGAGTCACGCAcagccttcacacacatgcatgtacacaTTTTCAAGCACTGTCACTTACACGCTCTTCCTCTGGCCTTCTCACAGTCGGCTGCTGTTTGCTGGCGTTCAGTATCGGTCTAATATTTGTCCAGCGATCAGGCAACTACTTTGTATCCATGTTTGATGACTACTCTGCTACGCTGCCTCTCCTCATCGTGGTCGTTCTGGAAAACGTGGCAGTAGCCTGGGTCTACGGCACTGAAAAGTATGTTACacgtttttctgtgttttgctcAAAGATGGTTAGTTGGTTAATGTAGAATGTCCATAGTTAAGGGGTCCTATGCGGATAAAAACACTTAAGTTACCAGCAGTTAATGATGGCTAGTCAAAGTAAAGCAAACATAATCGAGGAAATGGTTTTAACATTATTTGTAACATCCTATTACAAAAGTCTGGAACTATGGCTGTGTCAACATGTGTTGTAAGaagcagatgtaaatgtaatatacaGGCAACTAAATAAGGTTGCACTGCCCATGCAGATGAAACCACAATAACCCAGTCCTCAACTGACAAGATGTGCCCATTTTTCTCTAGGTTTTTCAATGATCTAAAGGACATGCTGGGTTTCACTCCTTTCCGTTATTACTACTACATGTGGAAGTATGTTACTCCACTGCTGCTGCTAACCCTGCTGTCTGCTAGCGCCTACCAGCTGGGCAGGAATCCTCCCAGCTACAGTGCCTGGAACCAGGAGCTGGTTGGTCCTTTATGTATTTTTAGGGTTTGAGGATTGGTTTGTGGTTTGTTTTGGGGTGATGCATAACAGAAATTTAGAATTAAAGCTTTTATCATATCATTGTTATCCATTTGTCTTTCAGGCTCAGGAAAGATCACTCGGTTATCCTCCATGGGGCCTGGCTGTCTGTATCTCGTTAGTGATTGCTGCTATTTTGCCTGTCcctgtggtgttggtgttacgATATTTCAACTGTATTGACGATAAGGCCAGCAGCACGTCCTCCATCTCTTACAAGAAGGGCCGGATCCTTAAAGAAAGTGTTCACAGAACAAGGCAAGAGGAAGGAGATGACGCCAGTCTCCTCCAGGGAAAGACACCAAGTGACGCTCCTTCTCCCATTCCCCCTAATAGTATGAACCGTAAACAGGGCAGCTCCACGGCTCAAGCAGAGCCTGCCTCTAATGGTCACTTCAGTATCGGGTATCTCATGGCCGACATGCCGGATATGCCCGAGTCTGACTTATGaagttttgttttctctcagaGCTCAAGTTCAGGGCTTACATGTGAACATAAGTCAGTTCATTTGCCATTCCACAGTATCTGTGCATCAACTTAACATTCCATCTCACCTgtattaccacacacacacacacctctttacACTCACCCTTCAATTTACCTCCCCTCCTCACGTCATTATGTTACAGTATTTCATCTATAGATATTGTAGACACACACCCCATAGCCCTACACATTGCCCAGgtcttgtccacacactttccCTGTCTCCTCTCAGGAGATGTTTAACCTCTGGGTTTCATTCTGTAAATACTTATCATGTCTGGAGTAAGGACAGTCACTGTCTATCACTAACAAGATTAGAAACAGCTTAGCAGCTTTGGAAGCAGTTAGAATGTACTGTAAGCatcaaatgtgaaataaaacatgcaaTATTATGTTTTAGGTTAAACTATGATTATAATGTGCACCATATGAATGACATGTAAAAATGATTGTTCAAATAATGTGTGCCTAATAACTTGTTTATACAGCTGTTGTAAATTTAAGGtattctgtaaatatatattatatttatctgAAGCTAGTTTCGATATCAAAACATGTTTTTGGTAAAACACAAATGCTCAAATCCCTAAACTCTCCATCTCTGTTTAtgtaatgtctctctctctctctctctctctctctctggctatTTGGCAgtttattaaatgtaaataatttgaaaatgcttcgacttcttttttttcccccaatactacaattaaaaataaccaaaaaaaccACAACAGCCAAGcaattattgttttgtttgtttgttcagtccacatattttattgtttaaccAACCTGTTTATTTGGGAGAAGGtataaattacaataataacCGGTGTAATCAAGTAACAACTAGGTCACAATTTTTAATCATGGCAGACAAATGCAAAGCACTTCCTCAAACCCAGATAAAGAAACTAAAATCAATAAATGACCATGTAGTAAAATATGAAAGATTGTATAAATTTAatgttctaaaaaaaattattattatttcattcaaaTTTACTAAGAGGTATTTTCAATaagacaccaaaaaaaaaaaaaaaaaaatcacaagctAAATAGAAATCAACGACATAAAACCCAATGTTAAAATCCATTAAGAACGTAATCATATCTGCGTCTAGCATGTGTAGTTCATCTTGGTCTTTCCCTGATTTAAAAACTTCTCAAGCTCATTGAACGGAGTATTGGGGGGCTAAAGAAGATCAGTGCAAACACAATACTATCATATCGCTAAGCAGATATTATAATAGCAGCTGATATGATTCTAGTAGAGAGTATAGAGTTTTTCCTGTACCCATTCCCATTCTTACTCCTTTCCTAGCCTTTGCTCAAAAAGACAAGCCTGTATGGATCTAAATGATGGACCTAAATGGCCTTAGCAAAGCCCACTCGGTTGTTCTCACGGTCAAACATTGTGTAGTACTGTCCAATGAACACATCACCCAGAATCCACAGTGGCCCAGCAGGAGGAGGGATATCCAGAGCCATGAATCCACTCAGACAGATTTCTCTACCAGCCTGGCTCTCCTGttctcacaaaaacacacacagaagaaaatcAGTCACACCATGGCCTGTGTGACGGTATGTTGCTTGATTTAAGGTAAAACCACACAACTCATGTCAGTGATTCAAAGTGAATGTGGTTTgagcaaaaatgaaaataaccTTTCACTTCCTTTCTACACACATTTGCactcatttaaaataaagcagAGAAGTGGATTTTAAAACAAACCATTTTCACACATGACTAACCTTAAGAATGTACTGTTCCCCAGTCAGTGTGTAAGTCTGTCCACCCAGATTGAAAGAGATTGTGGGAAGGGAAGGCACCTTTTTGCAGTCAACCATGTACtatcaagaaataaaaattagaaATTTAGCAATAATCTCAAAAAAAGCCAAGCCTTGTTATAAATACTTACACGAGTTACTTACATACAAAACGAGTCTAAATAAATCATTAGTAGGCTAAATCTTGTATTAGCATGCAAGGAGTTCAGTACTGTGTCTAAAGCATCTAAAGTCCTAAATGGACTAATATCTTTAATGGTGTACCTCTCCCTGGATCAGAGGAATGGCTCCAATGGCTTTCTGGAGAGCCCTGACTTCAGCAGCAGGTCCAGTGATCAGAGACGTTCCAGTGTCTACAATGGCCTCACAGCCTCCTTTACAAAGAGTCAGCTGACTGCCAATGGTCATGCTGGAAAAAGATAGAGACTCGTGTTAGATCAGCTAACTTCTCGTTTTAATGTAGCACAAATTATAAACAAAACCTGTCCAAACTTTCCAAACAGAGTGTGCAGAAAAGATCATAAATAGACGAGATTTTGGGAAACCCAGCCctgataatgaatgaatgaatgaaagactaCACCAAAACTTGAGATAAATTCTATCAATCATTAGATTTATAAAACATCAATAAACAGTCTCGTAATGTTGGACTTAATCTGGCAGATCATTTTCTCTTACTTTTCCTCTTATTGTTTCTGTTTAAAAGAAACCCTGTCAATCTGCATCCAAGCAAAGAAGCTTTCATTAAACCACTCATCATTTTGAGAAAAGCATGAATAACAGAGCACTGCATTG
The sequence above is drawn from the Hemibagrus wyckioides isolate EC202008001 linkage group LG04, SWU_Hwy_1.0, whole genome shotgun sequence genome and encodes:
- the slc6a15 gene encoding sodium-dependent neutral amino acid transporter B(0)AT2 gives rise to the protein MPKNSRSVKRELDDDVTESAKDLLSNEDACDEPFQKSTVSLRNVPSCEVRDVEEGSDDPEEEEEEDEGEERPAWSSKLQYILAQVGFSVGLGNVWRFPYLCQKNGGGAYLVPYLILLVMIGIPLFFLELAVGQRIRRGSIGVWNYISPRLGGIGFASCVVCFFVALYYNVIIGWSLFYFSQSFQQPLPWHECPLVKNKTTTYVVPECEKSSATTYYWYREALDISDSISESGGLNWKMTLCLLAAWSMVCLAMIKGIQSSGKVMYFSSLFPYVVLICFLVRALLLKGSVDGIIHMFTPKLEIMLEAKVWREAATQVFFALGLGFGGVIAFSSYNKRNNNCHFDAVLVSFINFFTSVLATLVVFAVLGFKANIMNAKCVELNTKKIVGYLGNEVSAALIPPHINLSHVSTEDYKLMTDIIRNVMENDYPHLGLDSCDIKEELNKAVQGTGLAFIAFTEAMTHFPASPFWSVMFFLMLVNLGLGSMFGTIEGIITPLVDTFKVRKEYLTVGCCLLAFSIGLIFVQRSGNYFVSMFDDYSATLPLLIVVVLENVAVAWVYGTEKFFNDLKDMLGFTPFRYYYYMWKYVTPLLLLTLLSASAYQLGRNPPSYSAWNQELAQERSLGYPPWGLAVCISLVIAAILPVPVVLVLRYFNCIDDKASSTSSISYKKGRILKESVHRTRQEEGDDASLLQGKTPSDAPSPIPPNSMNRKQGSSTAQAEPASNGHFSIGYLMADMPDMPESDL